In Quercus lobata isolate SW786 chromosome 12, ValleyOak3.0 Primary Assembly, whole genome shotgun sequence, a genomic segment contains:
- the LOC115971977 gene encoding sm-like protein LSM2, which yields MLFFSYFKDLVGREVTVELKNDLAIRGTLHSVDQYLNIKLENTRVVDQDKYPHMLSVRNCFIRGSVVRYVQLPPEGVDIELLHDATRREARGG from the exons ATG TTGTTCTTCTCGTATTTCAAGGACTTGGTGGGCAGAGAAGTAACCGTGGAGTTGAAGAATGACCTTGCAATCAGAGGGACTTTGCACTCAGTTGATCAATACCTCAATATCAAGCTTGAGAACACTAGGGTTGTTGACCAGGACAAGTATCCCCACATG CTTTCAGTGAGAAACTGTTTCATCCGGGGGTCAGTGGTGAGATACGTTCAACTACCTCCAGAGGGAGTTGACATTGAACTGCTTCATGATGCAACAAGAAGAGAAGCTCGGGGTGGCTGA
- the LOC115971976 gene encoding BTB/POZ and MATH domain-containing protein 2-like produces MGRVFRENPNSRPIFPCCESTLANSSSSSSSCSTPTTTTSTSMTETVNGSHQFKISGYSLSKGMGIGKYVASDTFVVGGYSWAIYFYPDGKSLEDNATYVSLFIALASEGTDVRALFELTLLDQSGKERHKVHTHFGRTPDSGPYTLKYRGSMWGYKRFFKRTALETSDYLKDDCLSVNCSVGVVRSYTEGPKIYSIAVPSSNIGLNFGQLLETGKGTDVNFEVDGETFAAHKLVLATRSPVFRAQLFGPMRDQNTQCIKVEDMEAPVFKALLHFMYWDSLPDMQELTGLNRTWASTLMAQHLLAAADRYGLERLRVLCEANLCEGVAINTVATTLALAEQHHCFQLKAVCLKFVALPENLRAVMQTDGFEYLKQSCPTVLTELLEYVARVSEHSVILCRHGNEAILDGSDVNGRRVKQRL; encoded by the exons atgggacGGGTTTTCAGGGAAAACCCTAATTCGAGGCCGATATTCCCGTGTTGCGAGTCCACGTTGGCGAAttcgtcttcgtcttcttcGTCTTGCTCGACTCCGACCACGACGACGTCGACCTCGATGACCGAGACGGTGAATGGGTCCCACCAGTTCAAGATCTCGGGGTACTCGCTCTCGAAAGGCATGGGGATCGGAAAGTACGTGGCGTCCGATACTTTCGTCGTCGGCGGGTACTCTTGGGCGATCTATTTTTACCCGGACGGTAAGAGTTTGGAGGACAATGCTACGTACGTTTCGCTTTTTATAGCTTTGGCGAGCGAAGGCACTGATGTGAGAGCGCTTTTTGAATTGACGCTTTTGGATCAGAGTGGGAAAGAGAGGCATAAGGTTCATACCCATTTCGGGAGAACTCCGGATAGTGGGCCTTACACGCTCAAATATCGCGGCAGCATGTG GGGTTACAAACGGTTTTTCAAAAGAACCGCTTTAGAGACATCAGACTACCTCAAGGATGATTGCCTCTCGGTTAACTGTAGTGTAGGCGTTGTGAGATCATACACCGAGGGTCCTAAGATCTACTCTATTGCAGTACCATCTTCTAACATTGGTCTGAATTTTGGGCAGCTACTGGAAACTGGAAAGGGAacagatgtgaattttgaagtTGATGGAGAAACTTTTGCTGCTCATAAATTGGTACTTGCAACTCGCTCACCTGTATTTAGAGCCCAATTATTTGGTCCAATGAGGGACCAGAATACCCAGTGTATAAAAGTTGAAGACATGGAGGCTCCTGTTTTTAAG GCTTTGCTTCATTTTATGTATTGGGACTCCCTACCTGACATGCAAGAGCTTACTGGTTTAAACAGAACATGGGCTTCTACTTTGATGGCACAGCATCTGCTTGCAGCTGCAGATCGTTATGGTCTTGAAAGACTGAGGGTGCTATGTGAAGCCAATCTCTGTGAAGGTGTTGCCATAAACACTGTAGCAACAACGTTAGCTTTGGCGGAGCAGCATCACTGTTTCCAGCTGAAAGCTGTGTGTCTTAAATTTGTTGCACTGCCTGAAAATCTGAGAG CTGTGATGCAGACAGATGGCTTTGAATATTTGAAGCAAAGCTGCCCTACTGTCTTGACTGAACTCTTGGAATATGTGGCTAGAGTTAGTGAACACTCTGTCATCCTATGCAGGCATGGAAATGAAGCTATCCTCGATGGCAGTGATGTCAATGGCAGGCGGGTGAAGCAAAGGCTATAG